ttataccgttgaaaactttctaggacccacagtgatgtttatttttcatccaacctgttcataagatcacacagacatgtatgaagggaaaaacaaatatcgtcttgattcaaaactttctgTGGCCTCAATAATTTTTTAACagtagatgtttaattcacactgtttcctattttgtggtccaaatgagcttaggatatgtttcattttttttgtaagcctaaaattatctggtaaaatggaggGATGgatttgataaaataaataaatcacggtggaccccatagagtctactcagtacgcagtcctcATCCAGATACTCCCATCCGCGTGCCGCCGTGTGTTTGTAATCGAGCCCAATCAATACTCGAGTGGGCAACCGACGCGGATTTGGTGCTAACCGCCTGTCTCTGGCTGGGAACGGACAGGGGCGCCctggtgtatgggttttatccataccgtccatccatttttccatttcatcTTACGGTGccagcccaaaaataaaacagatcagAGGCTCAAGTGCGCCATACCGCAGGAAGCAGCGGTAATAATgttacccactgttgaaaccttcatgaggcTTTCCGTGATGGTCAATTGCTATCAAATACGaatataagattgatctaaaacttttgaagcctccaaaatgttttcaactgcaggtgtttaatccccactgtgtggtctacttgaaccacttaaattactcattttttggattataatttaaaatgatatgtaaaaatggatggacggtgtggattaaacccttACATCAGTGGTGGTCCCTTAGAACCCCTATTTTTTCCTACCTAGAAACCGGCGGCGTAGTACCCATTCCGCGTCCGTCGGCTATAGCAGCACGGGAGACCATTGATATGAGAAGTCCAACCATTAAAATCGTACAAttttcatgtggggtccaccgttgtGGTGTGTACATGCCATCGAATCCACTCATCCAACGTATCACATCAGGATAAATGGATTCGCCAGAAACCAGGACATTCCAGTACTcatgtgtgccacaccacatgaatttagaagtTTCAATAATGATTTTACACTattccctattgtgtggtccacctaaatcctGGATTTGACTGATTTTTAAGATCCATGGTGGAAAAGTGATGAGATGGATGGTGCATTTTGTCCTGCATAGCCATTAGTTAGTGTAAGTAATGTGTTGAGCGTGCCTACACAAGTAAGACTAGCACAATTCTCTACAAAACCACTGGCCTTGGTCCAATAATTCAAGCCAACTGGTGAACCGGCTGGCTCGGGCTAACCTTAAACCATCATGGCATGCCAGGTTCCTCCGGGACTAGAGAATGGACGGGGTGGCGTTTTAAACAAAGGGAACATCTACATGGCCAAGACCAGCCCTCCTGCTGTGTTTAAAGCTTACTTGGAGCAATTTGAGAGGGATTTTTCGCTGTTTCTAAGGTCGCGGTCTGAAGAAATGACATCAGGTGGGTGTATGGTCCTAACACTCATGGGCCGGAGAAGCTCGGATCCATCTAGTGGAGAGTGTTGTTATCTTTTCGAACTACTGTCACAAGCCCTCATGGAGATGGTCTCACAGGTAATACCCGATGCCATTGTGCTATCATGAAAGAGTAATATTATCACGATCACtcatactttatatatatatatatatatatatatatatatatatatatatatatatatatagggaaaaggtactatgcgctcgacctcacgattagctcccgtgaggtcgagctgtgtgggccccaccgtgatgcgtgtcgaccatcaacaccatgcatttgatgggtaccctctaaattatgggatatcccaaaaatcagccgtatatggaacgcaggtgggccataccatctaaaatcatgtgaaacaccgttaaaacatataaaagcacttggtggggcccacctgagttttgaatgctgctgaaacttggtctgaaccctcatgcaagtgggacacacataatggatgggctggatttgcaaaccacatctcggtgggcccaaaaaatggattatgaatgttttaatggtgcacggcccctccccacttctgtatgtggtgtggcccacacaagtcacggattgacttgatttttgagatctaggcccacgatggaatggtgcatctgactgatgggttagatgttcgaaacgcatcacagtggggcctacacagctcgacttcatgggacggactcgtgaggtcgagcacattgtacattttcccatatatatatatataacaaccgAAATAGGAAATAATTTACTCGCTTATACAATTCTGCGCACATCTTCGATGGAATCTTTAATTGCATCAATACCACATTGATGATTTGTCAATGGTATCGAACTCTTTCGATTCTATTGATTAGTAACACCAAAACTTTTTaacaaccaacatggattttctgaattttcttgatgggatcgagcatctATCGATGGAGTCGATATCTGCCTGATGACATCAAATATtctattgatggcatcgacagactctTATTattgacaaatttaagacatcaataacaCCTAATGCGGGTAATATAAATTTTTGTGGTGTCCACCttgaatacatatatatatatatatatatatatatatatatatatatatatatatatatatatatatatatatatatatatatatatatatatatataatatagtcatgctcccctgcgcacctacgcacatgcgcacctttgcacacgtgtcatgggtgtctaatctaaacAATCCATCTGATGcagaatcccaagaaaccctatgtgacaaattttcaccctgatctaaaattctggttggccatagcaaagagaaatgcaaatcaagagaagaacctgttttcatttttcatgggccatcaaagttttagatcaaagtaaaagttgggcccggAGGgattcacgaggtgctgcttcacatgaatggttcaaaacACATCACGTAGGATACGGTCCAtctgatgcagaatcccatgaaaccctatgtgacaaattttcaccctgatctaaaattctgattggccatagcaaagagaaatgcaaatcaagagaggaacctgttttcatttttcataggccatcaaagttttagatcaaagtaaaagttgggcccggGGGGATTcacaaggtgctgcttcacatgaatggttcaaaacacatcacgtaggatgggttctcaaaaaagttcgtacgtaataagtacgaactggttcgcaggtgagcgtttccatgtgtatatatatatatttgacattcaataagTCGGTCACCTAAGATGACTTATTTTAGGAGGTAAGACTGAAAATAATGCCGAATCAAAAACTCCAGTAAGCCACACCACAAGCAAATGTAGGAATAGATATGTCCACGGTTGAAATCTTTTAGAGGCCTACTATGATATTCATATGATATCCAACCcgtgaagggaaaaaccaaatatctgcTTTATCAAATACCTCAGTGGGTCCCAGTAAGATTTTAATATTGTGAGTACTATCCTACTGTTCCTCgcggtgtagcccacttgacttttggatggacctgattttcgGGCTTACCTACTAAATGGGTTGTATTATGTGATGGATGGTTTATATTTCAcatacacgtcatggtgggcccatggagatTTAGGTTGCTTGCTCTCTGAGAGGAGAGTTTGGGGCCAGTCCATTTAACTATTGGCCCTAATTTTGGGCTTAGGCCCATCTTCTAATGTTCTTAGGCTTTAAAGGAAGCAGGCGTGGCCCGGCCCATCATAGTAGTAAATTGAGTTGTTTTTAAGCTGGGGAAGGGCCTTGGTAGAAAAGGTAATGTTGCCAATGAGCCGAGCTTAGGCCCagcaaaatcaaatttttgaatagCTTGGCCCAAGAACCGTGCTCGACCAGCTTAAAACCAGGCCGAGCAgggccttaaaataaaataaaatagattaaattaaattaaaaaataattttttttttaaaaaaaaaaagaggaaaacacTTGGGTACCTCAAGCTAGGTACCTACCAGGGTTGCTTTCACTTTAATGTTTATGAAATCCATCACATACACCCTTTTTGGTCAGAGCCTAAAAAATCAGGATGATTAGACACTTAGGTAGGCCACTTCAAAAAGATTATACTTGCAACCTCTGAATTCATTAGGTATGGTCAAGGTTTATTTTGGAAtactttggatttttatttttatttttattttttttgttttgttctttTATCCAAACGGGACACATCAGGTGAATGGATTGATGGCATatatgtttcctgtggtgtggcctacctgagcttTAAGTATGCTTTTTTAATTTGGATGATCATGATTTTTTAAGTTCAATTATTGGAACGAGGCATTATATCTGATGGACGAgttggatctcatgaaagctccATCCATGTAGTTCCTAGTATACAAAAGTTACCTAGCATGTATGTTGGAGTTTTGCTATAAGGTATCATAATTAGTGTGCCCTTGAAACCCTATCTTCTCATAAATAGATCTTATTTCAGCAGCGAGGTACAACAAAGAAAGCCACAACTCAACTCCTTTCATTTCTATCACGTGTTCCACACACATGGGTCCACCTATATAGAAAACTCTGGCATTTTTGGTCCTATTCCAAAGGCTGACGCGTTTGGCTTTTAGTTCTTTTCCATCTACGATGGACCAGGAAGAAACTTTTTCGATGGTAAAATGAATATCATAGACAGTTTCTTAATAGCATTGATCAAGTAAATCTCTATCGTagtatttaagtttttttttttttttgaagaaacttGGATATATCTAAATGGAGATCATAGGGCTTAATCTTAAGGTCCGAACCTTTGAAaagttttattttctattgtgtTTTGAAAAACCTGACAAAATACTCAGCAGAAGTTACCTAAGCAGAGCTCTTAGAAAACCATGCCTAGTCATGGTTTATTTATTTGGGAGGCCTACTTTTGGCCAAAACATGGCTTGTGTCTTAAGGACTGAGTCCAAGAAATTGTGTGGTGTGGTGGATGAATCAGTTAAGCTGATtgagccatctctctctctctctctcattctccttcaTTTAGATGATGGCTTAGCTGTGGGATATGTGGAGGATCGAGACAGGCTAATGTTATCCCAGgctcatatgaaaaaaaaaaaacatctcacAATGAAAGATCCTTGACTGGAGGGAAAACTATTCTTGCCAGCTAGAGACATCCACCTGGTTGGCAAGGATAGTTTGCCCTTCAGTTATGGACCTCAGCTGCTGCCTACCTGTCTATCAATTTCACAAGCTCACTATAGAACAagggctgaaaaatgaggcaaatccaaaactacgttggaccacatgacaagaaatggtggagattgaacacccaccattgaaaccttaggtGTTTGGCGCaaggaatttatttttatttttcttttacacGCGCAcataccccacacactcacaccgtagtggaatttcaccacctatgggtacttgaacccttgacaaagtcttgaaactcctaagagttggcgcatggaattagatggtattaagtgaGATGGAACTTTAAATTCCTTAGTTTGAAAAATCATCCCTGGTTGGTGTATCATAGGTTTCCAACATTGGATCTTGTACATAGAGTAGGGAGGGTTAGGGAGAGCTTTCCGCAATTCAATGAGGATTTGCAAAATTCATGAGATTTCCTCCTAAAAGCACGAGATAGGATGTTCTTACGTTGGGAAGGgaggtggggctcaccttcatatttgtgaggaatccaccccatccatctgttttacaatatcattttagggtaagcgactaaaaatgaggtagatttaaaactcaagtgggccacacgagagaaaaCTATGACAATTGAgtgaccaccattaaaacattcatatggccacaaaaattttgtatcaagATAAAGTTTTTTATGTTGTCAGTTCTTCCGACCAGGAATGAACTTATTAACGGTTGGattgacatataaacatcaaggtggagctcgcgaacactaccaaaaaaatgagcaatgCCAACAGTCGTTACTAGCTTCCCCTACGGATTTTAGCCATCGGAGAATCATACTAAGCCGTCGGCAAAGATAATACATTAATACTCCTACATTGCAAGTGCACTAGCAAAACAAGTTGACTATAACACCCACCACAATACTTGTGTTTTATATaagccgtctgtccattttgaaagcttattttagggcatgagccaaaaaaggagGTCAgtcgaaggcccaagtggaccacatcataagaaacaataaagattaagcgtctaccattgatacgcggtgtgttccacttgaagcttcaatttatctctttttttttcaaatcatgccCTAAACTAAATTGTAGAAATAGATGGCCGGAGTGGATGtgcaaaatacatcacagtgggctccacgagCCCTGACTTGGTCGTCCGTCTCTGGCTTCGCCCTGCCCAGTTCcaaagcggattggttggtgtaccacacaccagcaactTAGCTtgtgtgttgacatcactaagttctgtgggtcccatcatgaggtatgagttatatctaaactgtccatccgaAGGTTTCTACGGTAAGAAATTCTTTCCCATCTCTTTCCtcccatatggcccacttgagttttggatctgcttgaattttggtagcatgtcctaaaatgatctcataaaacgaatagacggggtggattactcacaaacattaAGGTAGACCTCACCTTACTTCTCACTGTagttttcaaacatgattttcaaCATTAGTAGTTGTTTTCCATGTATCACCaaacattacatgaatcaaaacatgtaTTTAAGCCCTACATCATACGTTATCCAAACACTAAAGTGAATAATAGCTCACTCCAATGGCATTAAGAGATAATCCACTGACAAGTGCATTTATTGcaaaaatgcaattccatcccacttaataccacCTAATTATATGCGCCAAACACTCCATTagtgaggccacaaaagttttaaatcaaacaaatatttttttttaattagctcATCCTAATGGGAATAACATTATAAAtgatatggatgacatatatacgTCATGATGAGCTCTAAAAAGGCTTCAATAGTGAGTGTTTCCATTCTCACTTTTTTTTTGGGTGtcacccacttgagttttggatatgcttcattttggggCTCTTGCCCTACCATGAGTTTATGAAAATAATGAATGTAGTAGATTTTTTATggacatcatgttgggcccacatgggGGGGTGTTAATAGTGTTAATTGgagatcttttagaaatttaagaCTATGATTAGTTAGGTTTAACAAGTCTTACATAAgacaatttctcatttaaactAACATATGAACATCACAAATTATTGTTGTTTGAAGTATATGAGAAACATAATCGattttccttttaattcagggAATCATCAAAGAAGCAGAAGTGGATTCGTTCAATCTTCCTTATTACACACCTTCTGTTCAAGAACTGATGACTCTGATTGAAACCGATGGATCGTTCCATCTAGACGGACATGAAGTTATCGAATTAAATTGGGATCCTAATGACGATGACAATAATGAAGACTCTGCGTTCGATAAACTTACAAGAGGGAGAAATGTGGCAAAGATCATAAGAGCTGTGACAGAATCCTTGCTTGCAAATCACTTTGGAGAGGCGATAGTTGACAATTTGTTTAAGAAGTATGGAGAGAATGTGGCCAACCACCTGACCAAGGAGAAGACCAAGCATGTTAATCTTGTACTTTCCATGACTAAGAAATGAATGGAGATGTGCATATGATGCAAGGTTAAATAAATGAGTGGAGCTTGGTGCATTCCACCCAATTTGTAATGGCCCCTTTTTTAGATTCAATAAGAAAGAAAATTTGGCTCAATGGTACACTACACTGCCGGATTTTTAAGATAGTTTACACTTCCCAATGATGCAACAAAGTTCTAGCTATTGTTTTTAGGATTCAACGAGCCTACACTCTTACAAAATTCATACCATATCTAAAAGCTAGAATAGTATATATTACTAATTTATACTAGACTATCATATCAAATACACTTATAAAG
This region of Magnolia sinica isolate HGM2019 chromosome 1, MsV1, whole genome shotgun sequence genomic DNA includes:
- the LOC131242579 gene encoding S-adenosyl-L-methionine:benzoic acid/salicylic acid carboxyl methyltransferase 3-like isoform X1, encoding MEVQQVLHMIGGAGETSYANNSTLQEIAISKVKSVVEKSIIDLYCTTFPKSLGIVDMGCSSGPNTFLAISNIMEAVDQKRCHLGRSSPEFRVFLNDLPGNDFNNIFKSLAGFHEKLKQNNGPDFGPCFIAGVPGSFYGRLFPTESLDFVHSSYSLHWLSQVPPGLENGRGGVLNKGNIYMAKTSPPAVFKAYLEQFERDFSLFLRSRSEEMTSGGCMVLTLMGRRSSDPSSGECCYLFELLSQALMEMVSQGIIKEAEVDSFNLPYYTPSVQELMTLIETDGSFHLDGHEVIELNWDPNDDDNNEDSAFDKLTRGRNVAKIIRAVTESLLANHFGEAIVDNLFKKYGENVANHLTKEKTKHVNLVLSMTKK
- the LOC131242579 gene encoding probable jasmonic acid carboxyl methyltransferase 2 isoform X2, translated to MEVQQVLHMIAGAGETSYANNSTLQEIAISKVKSVVEKSIIDLYCTTFPKSLGIVDMGCSSGPNTFLAISNIMEAVDQKRCHLGRSSPEFRVFLNDLPGNDFNNIFKSLAGFHEKLKQNNGPDFGPCFIAGVPGSFYGRLFPTESLDFVHSSYSLHWLSQVPPGLENGRGGVLNKGNIYMAKTSPPAVFKAYLEQFERDFSLFLRSRSEEMTSGGCMVLTLMGRRSSDPSSGECCYLFELLSQALMEMVSQGIIKEAEVDSFNLPYYTPSVQELMTLIETDGSFHLDGHEVIELNWDPNDDDNNEDSAFDKLTRGRNVAKIIRAVTESLLANHFGEAIVDNLFKKYGENVANHLTKEKTKHVNLVLSMTKK